From a single Silene latifolia isolate original U9 population chromosome 6, ASM4854445v1, whole genome shotgun sequence genomic region:
- the LOC141587471 gene encoding uncharacterized protein LOC141587471 produces MGAKRRPASQRAAAATVEPEPTDIQEEEVRVIDPPARAVAFKYQDSVSSPDWNHDPLDEEAIARIDAFLAIPEEERTWPACLGRELLPRYMKTKLTGVRVPKGKPSSTALSLFRSSARLASFSAKDLKAGVARIAEQSKSQETSGSDKTLDILISDVQPPQDPPRIVSPEIVQAQKRKREDDILEEEEGGKQPIPAQPLRSIRQVPARIDDMDDARARIDEFSARMSDQLLSASTLDSSTRVVSILTSLVTRAAELASQAREGLDAGLATACQLRDAQAKVSSLEEKLDRLNHDLHSSRGNEVVLQSQLAAAKESTRVAIVCEVAAKNAEKVSVELEVEKRQCRSVEKE; encoded by the exons ATGGGAGCCAAAAGACGCCCTGCTTCCCAGAGAGCTGCTGCTGCTACTGTTGAGCCTGAACCCACAGATATTCaagaggaggaggtaagggtaattgatcctcctgctcgggCTGTGGCTTTCAAGTATCAGGATTCT gtttcct ctcctgattggaatcaCGATCCTCTGGATGAGGAGGCCATTGCAAGGATAGATGCTTTCCTTgccattcctgaggaagagaggacttGGCCAGCCTGCTTGGGCAGggaattgttgccccggtatatgaagaccaagctgactggggtcagagtacccaaaggcaagcctagttctactgctctttcct TgtttaggtcttctgctaggctggCTAGCTTTTCTGCCaaggatttgaaggctggggtggctaggattgctgaacagtccaagagccaggaaactagtgggagtgacaagactttggatatcctgatttctgatgtccagcctcctcaAGATCCGCCCAGGATAGTGTCACCAGAGATCGTCCAGGCTCAAAAAAGGAAGAGAGAGGATGATATTCTGGAAGAGGAGGAAGGAGGGAAACAGCCTATCCCGGCTCAGCCACTTAGGAGTATAAGGCAggtgcctgctaggattgatgacatggatgatgcccgggctcggatagatgagttttctgcaaGGATGAGCGATCAACTgttgtctgctagtacccttgattcatctaccagggtggtttctattctgacttctcttgtaacaagggcTGCTGAACTCGCTTCCCaggctagggag GGGTTGGATGCTGGGCTGGCTACTGCTTGTCAACTTAGGGACGCCCAGGCCAAGGTTAGCAGCTTGGAGGAAAAGCTGGATAGGCTAAACCATGACCTGCACTCATCCAGGGGCAATGAAGTGGTGCTCCAATCTCAGTTGGCGGCAGCTAAGGAGTCAACCAGGgtcgctatagtttgtgaggtggccgcAAAAAATGCCGAGAAGGTGTCAGTGGAGTTGGAGGTCGAGAAGCGGCAATGCAGATCAGTTGAAAAAGAATGA